DNA sequence from the Lysinibacillus sp. OF-1 genome:
GCACAATCGATTATAGTATCGGTGTTTTTATGACAAACGTGATGGATAATGAGCAGGCTCGCCAACTAATCGGTCGTCTATCAAAGGTTGTTTATGCGCAGTTGGTGGAGGGAAAGGAGGGACACAGTTGAAGGCTATCGTGACAGCAATGGTTGCCAATTTACAGGCCAAGCCAGATGCAGCTTCTGAATTAGTCGATGAGGTACTTTATGGGATGACAGTAGATATTGTCAAAGAGGTGAATGAAGCTTGGGTATATGTCCAAACAGCCTATCGCTATGAAGGCTATTGTCAGAAGACAGATTTACTGTTAGATGCAGCAATCGCCTCCACGTGGCAACGGGAAGCACAGCATGTCATTCGTCAAAGCTTTGCAGATGTTTTGCAGCAACCACGTATCCAAAGTACCAAACGACTCACGCTTGTAAAGGGCTCGTTCGTCAAAGTCATGTCTTTAAAGGATGTACCAGAAGAATGGTCGGCCATTCAACTCGTATCGGGACAAACAGGATATGTTCGGACAAAATGGCTGCAGCCGAAAATTTCAGTTCAGGCATTATCGGAGGCACAGTTTCGAGAAAACGTTGTGGAAACGGCACTTAGCTATTTAACAGCACCCTATCGATGGGGTGGTAAATCGCCTTTAGGGATTGATTGCTCTGGCTTATGTTCAATGGCCTATCTGTTCAATGGCGTTTATATTTTTCGAGATGCCAAAATAGTAGAGGGCTTTCCGATTGTCAAAATAGACCAAGACCAGATGCAAAAGGGTGATTTAATCTATTTCCCTGGTCATATTGCTTTATATATGGGCGATCAGCTTTATATCCACTCATCACTAGGAGGCAATGAAGTGACCATTAATAGTCTAGATGAAAAACATCCGCTCTTTCGACAGGATTTAGCTACGACGATAGTAGCAGTAGGTACTTTTTTTCAGGAGAAGCCAAATATTTAGGCTTCTCTTTGAGTTTTTATAAGAGAAAAATCGATGGCATGTCTGTCCAATCAACAATGAGATTTAAGTCGATCCAGTTTTTTTAAGGACATCCCAATTTTGGTGATAACTAATGTACTAACATTCACAAGCAGTAACGCTATTAGCTGCCACACACCGATAAAAAAAGTAATCATACATAAATCAAAGGCTGCTTCACCTGGGGGCATGTCTGGATAGGGCTCTAATTGCCAATAATGCAACACAAAATAACAGGCTAAAGCTGTTCCTTGACCGACATAGATAAAGATCCAATGGATAGAGGATGCTATTTTGAGTCGACAACACCAAAGCGCTAAATTTAGCAAAAGGATAAGTAGCGGAAACAGCAACAGTTGAAACATACTTTCAGCTATGGTCGTAATGAAAAATAGGTTATAGCTTAGCTGAATGACTGGCAAAAGGATTAAGTTGACGGTGATAACACTGAGCAGTTGTATGCGCGTCATGATATGTCTACCCTTTCCGTATTTTTACATAAAGACGTTTTGACAAAAGAAAGGGTTTCGTCCACTATAAGAAACCCTCCATACGCTTGTTTGTTGGCTGAGTACGGAGGGTTTTGGATTAATAATGATAGATATTAAGTTGTTGGCCTGCTTCAAGGCGATCTGATCGCAGCTGATTCCATTGTTTAATTGATGTCACCTTTACATTATAGACCTCTGCAATCTTCATAAGTGAATCCCCATCAGCCACCGTAATCGTTTTCTTATCTTTCACAGGGGTGTCATATTGTTGTAGATCATATTTTGCAATTAGTGCATTTAATTTTTCACTGTATGATGAATCAGTAGCATAGGAGCCTGTTAAAAACGCCGTCGCATCTGTATAGACCTTTGTGTTGCTTTTGAAAACGCCCGCGTAAAAATCCTTGTTCCATGAAACGCCATTACGCATTAACTTTACATAATCTTGCATGGATGCCTCATAGGAAGGGTATTTGCGGAAGGCAGCCATGATTGTGGAAAGATTACCAGAACCATCATCCTCTGATGTTTCGAGTGTTACGGAATCATTTTGGTAGCTGCCTTTCATGCCAAATAAATTATAATTGGGTGCAGAACCTAGTCCACTTTGACCATGCTCACTTTCTAGAATCGCTTGGGCAATCATGACGGATGCGTATAGGTCATTATCAGCACCAAGGTCCCGAGCAGTTTCGGCGATTTCACCAATAAACTCCTCCACACTTGGGCCATTATCAATGACGACAGGCTCTTCTCTGTCAGTCGTATTCAATAACTGTGTTACCATATAAAACGAAATACAAATAACAACAATGGTAATCATAAGTCCTTTAAAAAAGTTTAGCACGTATTTCATTGTAGCTGGATGTTGGTCGTGACCACATCTCCCTCCCTTCTATTAAAAGTTTAGCTATCTCTCATTATTACAGAGAGTTTAAAAGAAATAAAGAGCAGTCTAAATAAATAGATTTCATCATTAATAGAACGCTACCAGTGCTAATTAGTTCCTCGTTATTGCTCACTTATACTTTAAAATTTTGGGACATAAATTGTTTGAATCTCTCAAAATATTGCTCGGAGGCTTCCCATTGTCTAGTGTTCAAATAAGATAGCTCTTGAAGACCATAATAATGAGGAGGCTGATAATAACGGGAAACATAGGATTGATTTTCAAGTGTATAAAAATAATACGCTTCGTCAGGCGTCTGAATTTCAATGCGAGCATGTATCCTATCACCATCCTCATCCAGATAGGCTTGACGGAAACTATAGCATTTGGAACCATCCCAGAAACCATCATGGTCTTCTTCTAATTCTTGGATTGCTGACTGCTGGAAAATTTGTCGTACATATTGTATCTCGATAGTATGCAAGTAAAGCTCTGCTACATTGATGCACGTTAAAAGCATGAGCCAGTGATCGTGAATATCCACTAAATGCGCCTGCGATGATTCTGTAATATCCCACCATTCAGCTTCTTCCTCTAGTGTTTTTCTCAAGAGGGAGACGGATTGATCCTCATTAAGCCAAATAAAATAGTGATACTGAGAAGTCTTCATATAAACACTATCATTGCGTTTGTCTCCATCAGCATTGGTATGTGCGCGCTGGATCATGAAATAAACATCCTGTTCCGTCAAATCAAAAGAAGGCTTGTCTGGTGTCATCAAAATACATGTAGTCAGTTTCAGTATGTTTTCCGCATTAATCGAATGGTGCGTGAAATAAACAGAAGATGCTATCGTCCTTTGAGGAACGCTTGTAAAATGAGTGAGTGCGGAACGTCCTTCTTTAAAAATTTGCACCAGTGAAGCGAATGAAAAGCCGACCTCATCCTCATCCTCATCTTCATCCTCGTCTAAAAATACTTCATCGATTAATATGTCCTGAATACGAATGGGGAGTTCTTGAAAAATACCGTCTCCGTGCCAAATATTTACGATACACTGAAGCGACCTCTGGCCATTTACATTGATGCGATACTCGTCATCCTGAACTAATGTTGCTGCTTGAAGATTGCCGTTAACAATAGCTTCTCCATGATTGTATGAGCCACATAAAATATTCTCGACCGTCAGATTTCCATGTACATAGATTTCCTGACCACCGACCGCTATATTTTTAGCCATTAAATTGCCCATCACCATCAGCCCAATTGCACCATCTGTTTCTAAATTGTATAGGTTGTCAACGGTTAAATGGCCATTGATGAAAATAAGAATGGTCTTATCTTGCTGTGGAAAAGGCATACCCCAATCCAAATCAAGAGAGGGAAGTGTCAAATCGCCCTCATAGTACGCTACTAGATCATCCTCACTAAAATCCTTGTAAAACTTTGCCCACCAAGAGTCTGCTGGAAATCTTTCAGCTAGTTGGGAAATCGCCATGAATTGATAGACATTGTGCATACGTCACGACCTCTCTATTGCTATTTTTTTTATCTTCTCACAGCGAGTAATTGGCAGTCAATTTCATAGATTGGTAGAGACAAGCACAATTTAATAGAAAATGGTATTATGAACCTTTAAAATGATTAGTTGAAAGGAAGTTTTGATTGAATACGATTTTTAGTGTTACACAAAAACAACTATACGATTTTCTACTGAATGTAGCGACGATACGACCTGTCTTTATTTGGGGAGCGCCTGGCATAGGGAAATCAGCGATTGTTGAAAATTTTGCTAGCGAATTAGGCTTGCCCTGTGTTTCGTTATTGGGCAGTCAGCTAGCACCCGAGGATATCATTGGCGTTCCGCAAATTAAGGATGGCTACAGTGTTTTTTGTCCACCCAAAATGATTGCGCGAAATGAGCCTTATTGCCTTTTTTTAGATGAATTAAATGCTTGCTCACAGGAAGTACAAAAAGCTTTTTATAGTCTCATTCATGAACGCAGAATTGGAGAGTTTACGTTGCCAGAGGGCACGATTGTCATTGGCGCAGGCAATCGTGCTCAGGATAATGCGATTGTTAAACCGATGTCCTCAGCATTAATCAATCGTATGGTCCATGTTCAGCTAAGGGCATCGCACAAAGATTGGCTTGAATGGGCCTATGCACATGAAATACATCCCTATGTGATTGAGTATATTCAAATGCGTCCCGACCATTTATGGAGCGAACCGCCGAAAACAGAGGAACCATTCTCTACACCACGTTCATGGCATATGCTAAGTGATTGCTTGTATGCATACGGCAATAGCTTGCCAGAACAAACAATCGATCTATTAGCAAGCAGCTGCCTATCTGCACATATTGCCAGTCAATTTAAAGCCTTTATCAAACAAGTGCAAAGTAAATATGATCTAGCCAAAATTATCAATGGTGAATTGCGTTGGCCAGATCGACCGGAAGAAAGAGATTTGCTTTATTTCATGGCGCAATCCTTCCGTGCGCAGTTACTGAAGGAGCTTCCAAACGAGCATACGACATTGAAGGGGAATCAACGACAATTAGCCTTTCGTGCCAAAGATTTGATCAAGGACTTAGCGTCCATTAGCTTAGAAATTGCACAGATGGTTGTGTCAGAGCAAAAGGGTGAAGCTTTACCCGCTTGGTTTATGCTGGAGGTTATTCGGGATTTACCACGTTTAGTAGCCAAAAAGGACGGTTAACATATGGCCAAAAAAAAGAAAGCATCACAGCAGGAGCAGAAAAATGAGAAAGCGATCGCGCGTGGGCATGAGATTGTTTGTACACATCCCTTGTTCGAGGCGTTATGTCATGCTGTGTACATGCAATATGAAAGTATGCCACAAAAGGATTGGGCTTACGTCACAAGCGCGGGTGTCATCTGTGTTAATCAAGATAAAAAAGGACAGCCCAACGAATGGGCCTATGTCATAGCGCATTGTTTGCTACACCTTGGCTTACATCATCATCAACCAAAAGAGCAGCAGGAACTGTGGAATATCGCCTGTGACTGCTATATTACAAAGTTTTTAGCAGAGCTAAAATTTGGTCAAGCACCTAAAGACATGAGTAATCCGCTTTTTGAAGCTTTTAGCTCAGAGGAAAAATTGTATGACAGATTTTTACGCGAAGGTGTGCCAGACGATTTGAAAGGCTATAGTACAATGCCAGGACAAGTGGATTTTATTATTTCACAAAATAAAACGAATGTTCTTTATAGAGGCGCTAGCAATTACGCTGCGTTATTTGCAGAAGGTTTATCGAAAGCAGTGCAAAGCGCCATTCTTGTAGCAGGTGGGGTAGAGACCACATTTGGAGGAACAACGAGGGTAACACAAGCACAACGCGCAAAGGCTTGGTTTATGAGCTCATATCCCTTATTTGGTGCTTTAGCTGCGGATTTTACGATAATTGAAGACCCACTTGTTTGTACAAGAATGGATATCTCTGTTGCCGCCATCGCAGTGGAAACGAAGGAGATTTATTTGAATACGGCTGTAGGGATGACCGATGAGGAAATGCGCTTTTTAATGGCACACGAACTGCTGCATGCGGGATTAAGCCATGCTACGCGCAGACAAGGACGTGATCCCTATCTATGGAATGTTGCTTGTGATTATGTCATCAATGGCTGGCTCATCGATATGAAAATTGGCGAGATGCCAGCATTTGGTGGGCTATATGATCCAGCCTTAAAAGGGCTCTCGGCAGAATCTATTTATGATCGCATTGTTACGGATATCAGGATGTATCGCAAATTAAGAACCTTTCGAGGGCAAGGCACAGTAGATATGATTGAAACGAATCCACCAGACTTTTGGGAAGGTAAGGCAGGTGTGGATTTGGATGCTTTTTATAGAAGAGCATTGAGTCAAGGATTAAGCTATCATATGGCACAGGAGAGAGGATACTTACCACAAGGACTCATTGAGGAAATTCGTAGTCTAGCACAGCCACCTATTGCTTGGGATGTGGCCTTAGCCAAATGGTTTGATCGCATGTTTCAGCCAATAGAAAAGGTCAGAACGTATGCACGACCAAGTAGAAGGCAAGCATCGACACCTGATATAGCTAGACCAAGATGGGTTCATCAAAGCGGAGAGGAAGATGGGCGTACTTTCGCAGTCCTTATTGATACCTCAGGCTCTATGGATCGTCTCTTACTAGGAAAAGCACTCGGCACAATCGCGAGCTATAGTATTGCCAGAGATGTTCCCCTTGTACGAGTGATATTTTGTGATGCCGTTGCCTATGATGCAGGCTATCTAGCACCTGAAGAGCTATTGTCTAAAGTGAAAGTAAGAGGCAGAGGAGGCACGGTGCTACAGCCTGGTGTCCGTTTACTAGAAGAAGCGCAGGATTTTCCAAAGGATGGTCCTATCCTTATTATTACGGATGGTCAATGTGATCGTTTAACCATAAAAAGAGAGCACGCCTTCGTATTGCCACAAGGGGCCAAGCTACCGTTTGTGCCAAAAGGCGAAGTATTTAGAATGAAATAGCCAAACCTACCTGCACATGTTTGAAAGAACTGTTGTTGGTGAAATATAGAAGTGAACTTATTCTCATTTCATTCGCAAATTTAAAAGGAGATGACAGATGATTACATTTGACAATGTCTCAAAAAAATATGATAACGACCATACAGCTGTCAAAGCTCTAAATGTCGAAATTAAAAAGGGTGAATTTTTTGTCATTATCGGCCCTAGTGGATGTGGCAAAACTACTTTATTGAAGATGATTAATCGATTAATTCCATTAACAGAAGGAACGATTTGGATCAATGGTAAAAGAATCAGTGACTATAATATCCATGAGTTACGTTGGAGTATCGGTTATGTATTACAGCAGATCGCCCTGTTTCCACATATGACGATTGAAGAAAATATTGCGATTGTGCCAGAATTGAAACATTGGCATAAAACAAAAATTCAAAAGCGTGTGGAGGAACTGCTGGAGATGGTTGGGCTTGAACCAGAAAAATATCGCCAGCGTAAGCCACAGGAGTTATCAGGTGGCGAACAACAAAGAGTGGGCGTTATTCGTGCCTTAGCGGCTGACCCATCGATTATCTTAATGGATGAGCCGTTCAGTGCCTTAGACCCCATCAGTCGTACAAAACTCCAGGATGATTTACTGGAGATGCAACGTACGATAAGGAAAACCATTGTATTTGTCTCACATGATATGCAGGAGGCACTGAAGTTAGGGGATCGCCTCTGTATTATGAAAGATGGCGAAATTGTCCAAATAGGTACGCCACAAGAATTGATACAAAACCCTGCCAATGACTTTGTACAACAGTTTATTGGTAGCAGGCATCAGGTAGAGCATGCGTTTACTATCCATGCCATCATGCAACCAATCATGACAACAAGCGAGTTCCAGGATACGATACTTGTGGATGCTTCACTTGCGACAATTTTTGACAAGCTAGCCCAGCATGACTTATTAGGTGTCGAGGAGGATGGCAAGCTCATCGGTATGGTGACAAGAGCCTCTATGCTGCACTATTTAGCAAAGGATTCAAAGGAAAGAGGTCTTGCGCATGACTAATGTGATGGAGATGTTTCAAGAACGGAAGGCACAACTGCTAGCGGCATTGCTAGAACATATCCAACTATCCTTCATCGCTTTATTTTTTGCTGTTCTCATTGCCATTCCTCTAGGTATCTATTTAACCAATAAAAAGAAAATAGCTGAAAGTATCATTGGCATCAGTGCCGTTTTGCAAACGATCCCTTCATTAGCTTTACTGGGCTTATTAATACCTCTATTTGGCATTGGGAAAGTTCCCGCCATTATTGCGTTAGTCGTCTATGCGCTATTGCCTATTTTGCGAAACACCTATACGGGCATTAATGAAGTCGATCCATCATTAAAGGAAGCGGCATTAGCCATGGGGATGAATAGAACGAAGCGTTTATTGAAAGTAGAATTACCACTGGCCATGCCTGTCATGATGGCAGGTATTCGAACAGCGATGGTGTTAATTGTGGGGACCGCCACATTAGCTGCTTTAATTGGAGCTGGAGGATTAGGAGACATCATTTTACTTGGAATTGACCGTAATAATACAGCCCTCATTTTAATAGGAGCTATACCGGCAGCCATGTTAGCATTGATTTTTGATGTGTTGCTCAAAAAATTAGAATCCCTGTCCTTTAAAAAAACATTGACTACATTGAGTCTCGTTAGTTTGACGGCATTCATCATTATTTTCTTCCCGCTATTTAGTAATAAACCACAAGATGAAATCGTGATAGCAGGAAAGCTAGGCTCTGAACCTGAGATACTCATCAATATGTATAAATTATTGATTGAACAGGAAACGGACTTAACTGTGCAGCTAAAGCCAGGGCTTGGTAAAACCTCGTTTGTATTCAATGCGTTAAAATCGGGGAGTATTGATATTTACCCTGAATTTACGGGCACAGCTATTACGGAATTTTTAAAAGAGGAAGCGATCAATCATAACCAAGCCGATGTCTACCATCAGGCAAAAGATGGCATGCTGGCGCAATTTGATATGGTCATGCTAAGCCCCATGAACTATAACAATACGTATGCATTGGCCGTATCACAGGATTTGGCGGAGACGTATCAATTGCAAAAAATTTCTGATCTGCAAGCGATAGAGCAGAAGGTGAAGGCAGGCTTTACATTAGAATTTAATGACCGTGAAGATGGCTATGTTGGCATTCAAAAACGTTATGGGATTGTGTTTCCAACACTTGCAACGATGGAGCCAAAGCTTCGCTATCAGGCGATACAATCGGGCGATATTAATTTACTAGATGCCTATTCAACGGATAGTGAAATTCGTCAATACAAGCTACATGTATTGGAGGACGATCAAGCATTGTTTCCACCCTATCAAGGAGCACCATTGCTAAGAAAAGAAACGCTAACAAACTATCCAGAGATTGAAAAGGCATTAAATCAACTAGCAAACCATATTACAGACGATGAAATGCGAGAAATGAATTATCAAGTAAATGTGGAAGGAAAGCTCGCAGCAGACGTAGCAAAAGCATTTTTAGTAGAGACAGGATTATTAAAATAAAAGCCAGGCCCTCTAGCATTAGAGGGTTTTATTTTTATCGATAATTATTGATAGGGATAAAAAAGGAAGGAAAGGGGATGCTGATTTTTGGCTTGACGATGCTTGTGATTCTTTTGGTAGGAACAATGAAGGTATCAGAACAATTAGTAGCCAAGGGGAGTATGGCGGCTTCTATTCATTTTAAAGGGTTGGAAATGCTGTTGTCCGATTAGGTAGGCAAGGATATGCATTATGCAAAAAAGATGTCATGACCCTTTTATTTACTGCTACAATATACATAGCTATTGTCTTATTGATTGTTGTCTAATTTACAAAAGGTATCCTATTTTCGTTAGCTAATAGTGAAAAAATAGCAAGAATTAGATACTGTGTGATCGTGTTGAGCTTGAAGCTAATGCATTCCATACCTATATCCCCTATCTGATGATGCAACAGCTTAGGAAGTGAGAACATGACCATAATGATTCGCTTAGATCGTATGCTAGCGGATCGTAAAATGCAGCTAAGTGATGGTCAATCTCTCTAATTTAAAAACGGGTAAGGTAATACGATTAGTAAAGCGCAATCTATTGGAGTATGTTGAGGAAGAAGATGACAGATAGAAGTGAACTAGAAAGGATTTTCAAGAATGATGGTTTTTAGTTTTTTATTGATCGCCATTGTAGCAGAGGTTTTTGCAAGCTCCATGCTAAAGCGCACAGAAGGTTTCACGCGCATTTGGCCCTCTGTTGGTGTGGTGGTTGGCTACGTAGCGGCATTTTATTGTTTAGCCTTGACATTACAGGTTATCCCTATCGGCACAGCCTATGCCATATGGGCAGGTTTAGGGACAGCGTTAACGGCTATTGTCGGGGTTGTCCTTTATAAGGAACAATTTAATCGCAAGAAGGTCATAGGGATACTATGTATTATTTTGGGTGTCGTAGTACTCAATCTTGCAGGTGGACATTAGGAGGCGAACAGCATGAAGGGCTATTTATTTTTAACATTATCGATTATAAGTGAGGTTTTTGCGACAACTATGCTCAAGCTTTCTGAAGGCTTCACCGTGCTGGGTCCCTCTTTAGCGGTGGCACTTGGCTATGGTATTTCATTTTATAGCTTATCCTTATGCCTAAAAACATTGCCATTAAGCCTAGCCTACGCTATTTGGTCAGGTGTTGGGACAGCTTTAACCGTTCTCGTAGGTATGATTATTTGGCACGACATGTTTAACCTTTACTCTGCACTTGGCATAGCCCTCATCATTGGCGGCGTGATTTTGTTAAATCAAGGGGATAAACGTGACAAGGTGATGGATAGTTTGCAGGAGTAGGTGGATAGAGTTGTAAAAGTACTGGATAGCAGGAAAAGAAGGATAGAGTTGCAAAAAAGGTGGATAGAACAGTGAAAGCGGTGGATAGAAATGCAAAAGTAATGGATAGAACAGCAAAAGAGGTGGATAGAGTTATAAAAGTACCAGATTGAAGGAAAAGAAGGATAGAACAGCGAAAGCGGTGGATAGAAATGCAAAAGCAACGGATAGAACAACAAAAGCAACGGATAGAACAGTAAAAGCAGAGGATAACATGCTGTATAGAAGTACGATAGCGTTGGATTAGTTCAAAGGGGGAAAGTAGGATGTTGAAAGCGATTATTTTTGATTTTGATGGTACGATTATTGATACAGAAACGGCGTGGTATACCGTTTTCAAGGAGGCCTATGCTCATTATGGTGTTGCGTTATCGTTGGAAATGTATGCAAAATGCCTTGGTACAAATCTTCAAGCCTTTAATCCTTATACATATCTTGTTACACATCATCACATCAAATTAGATGTGGAGGCATTTCGAGCATCTATTCAACAAAGTCATGCACAATTAATGGAAAAGGAAACGCTCAGACCGGGTATATTAACACTGCTGCAGCAAGCAAAGGAAGCGAGTTTACAAATTGGTCTTGCTAGTAGCTCGAGTCGTCAATGGATTGATCAGTATGTTGATAAGCTTGGCATTCAAGATTTTTTTGATTGCTATTGTACCGCGGACACCGTGACAAATGTTAAGCCTGATCCAGAGCTATACTTGCAGGCGCTTAAACAATTAGGTGTAAAGGGCAAGGAAGCGATAGCGATTGAGGATTCACCGAATGGCGCACAAGCAGCTGTGGCGGCGGGCCTTTATACAGTGGTTATCCCAAATGCTATTACGAAGCAATTACCATTCGGCACAGGGCATCATACAATGGGTACATTAGAACCGAATAATGTGCAAGAACTGCTGACATGTTTCTCTCAATGATCTCATGAAGAAAGCCTCTCCATTCTATGGTAGAGGTTTTTTTAGTTTCTGTGTGAAAAAGTCGTCATATTTT
Encoded proteins:
- a CDS encoding DMT family transporter; translated protein: MKGYLFLTLSIISEVFATTMLKLSEGFTVLGPSLAVALGYGISFYSLSLCLKTLPLSLAYAIWSGVGTALTVLVGMIIWHDMFNLYSALGIALIIGGVILLNQGDKRDKVMDSLQE
- a CDS encoding C40 family peptidase codes for the protein MKAIVTAMVANLQAKPDAASELVDEVLYGMTVDIVKEVNEAWVYVQTAYRYEGYCQKTDLLLDAAIASTWQREAQHVIRQSFADVLQQPRIQSTKRLTLVKGSFVKVMSLKDVPEEWSAIQLVSGQTGYVRTKWLQPKISVQALSEAQFRENVVETALSYLTAPYRWGGKSPLGIDCSGLCSMAYLFNGVYIFRDAKIVEGFPIVKIDQDQMQKGDLIYFPGHIALYMGDQLYIHSSLGGNEVTINSLDEKHPLFRQDLATTIVAVGTFFQEKPNI
- a CDS encoding DMT family transporter; translated protein: MMVFSFLLIAIVAEVFASSMLKRTEGFTRIWPSVGVVVGYVAAFYCLALTLQVIPIGTAYAIWAGLGTALTAIVGVVLYKEQFNRKKVIGILCIILGVVVLNLAGGH
- a CDS encoding ABC transporter ATP-binding protein, with amino-acid sequence MITFDNVSKKYDNDHTAVKALNVEIKKGEFFVIIGPSGCGKTTLLKMINRLIPLTEGTIWINGKRISDYNIHELRWSIGYVLQQIALFPHMTIEENIAIVPELKHWHKTKIQKRVEELLEMVGLEPEKYRQRKPQELSGGEQQRVGVIRALAADPSIILMDEPFSALDPISRTKLQDDLLEMQRTIRKTIVFVSHDMQEALKLGDRLCIMKDGEIVQIGTPQELIQNPANDFVQQFIGSRHQVEHAFTIHAIMQPIMTTSEFQDTILVDASLATIFDKLAQHDLLGVEEDGKLIGMVTRASMLHYLAKDSKERGLAHD
- a CDS encoding vWA domain-containing protein, with product MAKKKKASQQEQKNEKAIARGHEIVCTHPLFEALCHAVYMQYESMPQKDWAYVTSAGVICVNQDKKGQPNEWAYVIAHCLLHLGLHHHQPKEQQELWNIACDCYITKFLAELKFGQAPKDMSNPLFEAFSSEEKLYDRFLREGVPDDLKGYSTMPGQVDFIISQNKTNVLYRGASNYAALFAEGLSKAVQSAILVAGGVETTFGGTTRVTQAQRAKAWFMSSYPLFGALAADFTIIEDPLVCTRMDISVAAIAVETKEIYLNTAVGMTDEEMRFLMAHELLHAGLSHATRRQGRDPYLWNVACDYVINGWLIDMKIGEMPAFGGLYDPALKGLSAESIYDRIVTDIRMYRKLRTFRGQGTVDMIETNPPDFWEGKAGVDLDAFYRRALSQGLSYHMAQERGYLPQGLIEEIRSLAQPPIAWDVALAKWFDRMFQPIEKVRTYARPSRRQASTPDIARPRWVHQSGEEDGRTFAVLIDTSGSMDRLLLGKALGTIASYSIARDVPLVRVIFCDAVAYDAGYLAPEELLSKVKVRGRGGTVLQPGVRLLEEAQDFPKDGPILIITDGQCDRLTIKREHAFVLPQGAKLPFVPKGEVFRMK
- a CDS encoding AAA family ATPase, which translates into the protein MNTIFSVTQKQLYDFLLNVATIRPVFIWGAPGIGKSAIVENFASELGLPCVSLLGSQLAPEDIIGVPQIKDGYSVFCPPKMIARNEPYCLFLDELNACSQEVQKAFYSLIHERRIGEFTLPEGTIVIGAGNRAQDNAIVKPMSSALINRMVHVQLRASHKDWLEWAYAHEIHPYVIEYIQMRPDHLWSEPPKTEEPFSTPRSWHMLSDCLYAYGNSLPEQTIDLLASSCLSAHIASQFKAFIKQVQSKYDLAKIINGELRWPDRPEERDLLYFMAQSFRAQLLKELPNEHTTLKGNQRQLAFRAKDLIKDLASISLEIAQMVVSEQKGEALPAWFMLEVIRDLPRLVAKKDG
- a CDS encoding HAD family hydrolase, producing the protein MLKAIIFDFDGTIIDTETAWYTVFKEAYAHYGVALSLEMYAKCLGTNLQAFNPYTYLVTHHHIKLDVEAFRASIQQSHAQLMEKETLRPGILTLLQQAKEASLQIGLASSSSRQWIDQYVDKLGIQDFFDCYCTADTVTNVKPDPELYLQALKQLGVKGKEAIAIEDSPNGAQAAVAAGLYTVVIPNAITKQLPFGTGHHTMGTLEPNNVQELLTCFSQ
- a CDS encoding glucosaminidase domain-containing protein, producing the protein MITIVVICISFYMVTQLLNTTDREEPVVIDNGPSVEEFIGEIAETARDLGADNDLYASVMIAQAILESEHGQSGLGSAPNYNLFGMKGSYQNDSVTLETSEDDGSGNLSTIMAAFRKYPSYEASMQDYVKLMRNGVSWNKDFYAGVFKSNTKVYTDATAFLTGSYATDSSYSEKLNALIAKYDLQQYDTPVKDKKTITVADGDSLMKIAEVYNVKVTSIKQWNQLRSDRLEAGQQLNIYHY
- the opuFB gene encoding osmoprotectant update ABC transporter permease/substrate-binding subunit OpuFB (The ABC transporter OpuF is widely distributed in Bacillus species other than B. subtilis. OpuFA is the ATP-binding subunit, while OpuFB is a fusion of permease and substrate-binding subunits.) produces the protein MTNVMEMFQERKAQLLAALLEHIQLSFIALFFAVLIAIPLGIYLTNKKKIAESIIGISAVLQTIPSLALLGLLIPLFGIGKVPAIIALVVYALLPILRNTYTGINEVDPSLKEAALAMGMNRTKRLLKVELPLAMPVMMAGIRTAMVLIVGTATLAALIGAGGLGDIILLGIDRNNTALILIGAIPAAMLALIFDVLLKKLESLSFKKTLTTLSLVSLTAFIIIFFPLFSNKPQDEIVIAGKLGSEPEILINMYKLLIEQETDLTVQLKPGLGKTSFVFNALKSGSIDIYPEFTGTAITEFLKEEAINHNQADVYHQAKDGMLAQFDMVMLSPMNYNNTYALAVSQDLAETYQLQKISDLQAIEQKVKAGFTLEFNDREDGYVGIQKRYGIVFPTLATMEPKLRYQAIQSGDINLLDAYSTDSEIRQYKLHVLEDDQALFPPYQGAPLLRKETLTNYPEIEKALNQLANHITDDEMREMNYQVNVEGKLAADVAKAFLVETGLLK